A single genomic interval of Kogia breviceps isolate mKogBre1 chromosome 6, mKogBre1 haplotype 1, whole genome shotgun sequence harbors:
- the LARP1B gene encoding la-related protein 1B isoform X9, translating into MSARSRVPAAHPREERPAVPAERESLSAAASRQAGKPPPPEREDKEAAREERNALATSAGARGEPLPAPVLGHSVPQAAVPVKPLALHLAHKARGPGGTFGWEPPPQLPRDPPAEDAREEEEAAAAAAAGSEEKLPPPPPLRKENPWTKKPPQHLSPAGTGPPLLPPLETLEAELSFPQIIKAGKLKTKKSNKASDFSDMANWPTPSELVNTECQSVISLGNKKPQNRKEREDKFEKRSNSESKESRETKLDGPGENVSEDEAQSSNQRKKANKHKWVPLHLDDVRPDSQERPGSRNSSRCQPEANKSSHNNRRNDTRSWRHEREKRDDQDEVSSVRSEGGNIRGTFRGRGRGRGRGRGRGRGNPQLHFDYSYGYQERGERTGQPFETELNTSMMYYYDDGTGVQVYPVEEALLKEYIKRQIEYYFSIENLERDFFLRRKMDEQGFLPISLIAGFHRVQALTTNLNLILEALKDSTEVEIVDEKMRKKIEPEKWPIPGPPPHSVPQTDFSQLIDCPEFVPGQAFGSHTESAPNSPRIGSPLSPKKNSETSNLQAMSRDLSASLPDFDSEPWIEVKKRHRPSPVKLKHVGS; encoded by the exons ATGTCTGCTCGCTCCCGGGTGCCCGCCGCTCACCCTCGGGAGGAGCGGCCCGCGGTACCAGCTGAGAGGGAGTCGCTGTCGGCCGCGGCTAGCCGGCAAGCCGGGAAGCCGCCCCCGCCCGAACGGGAGGACAAGGAGGCGGCGAGGGAGGAGAGGAACGCGCTCGCCACCAGCGCGGGGGCGCGGGGAGAGCCCTTGCCGGCGCCCGTGCTGGgacacagcgtgcctcaggcgGCCGTGCCCGTGAAGCCCCTGGCGCTGCACCTGGCGCACAAGGCGCGCGGGCCGGGGGGGACCTTCGGCTGGGAGCCGCCGCCACAGCTGCCGCGGGACCCGCCGGCCGAGGACgcccgggaggaggaggaggcggcggcggcggcggcggcaggctCTGAGGAGAAGctgcctccgccgccgccgctgcggAAGGAGAATCCCTGGACCAAAAAGCCTCCCCAGCACCTGTCCCCCGCCGGGACGGGGCCGCCGCTGCTGCCCCCACTGGAAACCCTGGAGGCAG agctCAGTTTCCCCCAAATTATAAAAGCAGGAAAACTCAAGACAAAGAAATCCAACAAG GCTAGTGATTTCAGTGATATGGCGAACTGGCCAACACCAAGTGAATTAGTGAACACTGAA TGTCAGAGTGTCATCAGCCTAGGAAATAAGAAGccacaaaatagaaaagaaagagaagacaagttTGAAAAGAGAAGTAACAGTGAAAGCAAAGAAAGCCGGGAAACAAAATTAGATGGTCCTGGTGAAAATGTCAGTGAGGATGAGGCTCAGTCAAGTAATCAACGAAAgaaag ctAATAAGCACAAGTGGGTACCTCTTCACTTAGAtgatgtaagaccagacagtcAAGAAAGACCGGGGTCCAGGAATAGCTCAAGATGTCAACCTGAAGCAAATAAATCATCACATAACAATAGGAGAAATGACACACGAA gttggaggcatgaaagagaaaagagagatgatCAAGATGAAGTTTCCAGTGTGAGAAGTGAGGGTGGTAATATCCGAGGTACCTttagaggcagaggaagaggccGAGGACGGGGAAGAGGACGAGGCAGAGGAAATCCGCAAT TGCACTTTGATTATTCATATGGTTATCAAGAACGTGGTGAAAGGACTGGTCAACCATTTGAAACAGAACTTAATACCAGTATGATGTATTACTATGATGATGGTACAGGCGTACAGGTGTATCCTGTGGAAGAAGCATTGCTTAAAGAGTATATTAAACGCCAAAT tgaataTTACTTCAGTATAGAAAACTTGGAACGGGACTTCTTTCTTAGGAGAAAGATGGATGAGCAAGGTTTCTTGCCTATTTCCCTGATTGCTGGTTTCCACCGTGTTCAGGCTCTCACTACAAACCTTAATCTCATTTTAGAG GCACTGAAAGATAGCACAGAAGTGGAAATTGTggatgagaaaatgagaaaaaagatagAACCAGAAAAATGGCCAATTCCGGGCCCTCCTCCACATAGTGTGCCACAAACAGACTTCTCTCAACTAATTGATTGCCCGGAGTTTGTACCAGGCCAAGCCTTTGGTTCACATACAG AGTCTGCCCCAAATTCTCCAAGGATTGGAAGTCCACTGAGCCCAAAGAAAAACAGTGAAACAAGTAATCTTCAAGCAATGTCTAGAGATTTGTCTGCCAGTTTGCCCGACTTTGactcagaaccttggatagaagtAAAAAAGAGACATCGTCCATCCCCAGTGAAATTGAAG
- the LARP1B gene encoding la-related protein 1B isoform X10, giving the protein MSARSRVPAAHPREERPAVPAERESLSAAASRQAGKPPPPEREDKEAAREERNALATSAGARGEPLPAPVLGHSVPQAAVPVKPLALHLAHKARGPGGTFGWEPPPQLPRDPPAEDAREEEEAAAAAAAGSEEKLPPPPPLRKENPWTKKPPQHLSPAGTGPPLLPPLETLEAELSFPQIIKAGKLKTKKSNKASDFSDMANWPTPSELVNTECQSVISLGNKKPQNRKEREDKFEKRSNSESKESRETKLDGPGENVSEDEAQSSNQRKKANKHKWVPLHLDDVRPDSQERPGSRNSSRCQPEANKSSHNNRRNDTRSWRHEREKRDDQDEVSSVRSEGGNIRGTFRGRGRGRGRGRGRGRGNPQLHFDYSYGYQERGERTGQPFETELNTSMMYYYDDGTGVQVYPVEEALLKEYIKRQIEYYFSIENLERDFFLRRKMDEQGFLPISLIAGFHRVQALTTNLNLILEALKDSTEVEIVDEKMRKKIEPEKWPIPGPPPHSVPQTDFSQLIDCPEFVPGQAFGSHTVRVIIY; this is encoded by the exons ATGTCTGCTCGCTCCCGGGTGCCCGCCGCTCACCCTCGGGAGGAGCGGCCCGCGGTACCAGCTGAGAGGGAGTCGCTGTCGGCCGCGGCTAGCCGGCAAGCCGGGAAGCCGCCCCCGCCCGAACGGGAGGACAAGGAGGCGGCGAGGGAGGAGAGGAACGCGCTCGCCACCAGCGCGGGGGCGCGGGGAGAGCCCTTGCCGGCGCCCGTGCTGGgacacagcgtgcctcaggcgGCCGTGCCCGTGAAGCCCCTGGCGCTGCACCTGGCGCACAAGGCGCGCGGGCCGGGGGGGACCTTCGGCTGGGAGCCGCCGCCACAGCTGCCGCGGGACCCGCCGGCCGAGGACgcccgggaggaggaggaggcggcggcggcggcggcggcaggctCTGAGGAGAAGctgcctccgccgccgccgctgcggAAGGAGAATCCCTGGACCAAAAAGCCTCCCCAGCACCTGTCCCCCGCCGGGACGGGGCCGCCGCTGCTGCCCCCACTGGAAACCCTGGAGGCAG agctCAGTTTCCCCCAAATTATAAAAGCAGGAAAACTCAAGACAAAGAAATCCAACAAG GCTAGTGATTTCAGTGATATGGCGAACTGGCCAACACCAAGTGAATTAGTGAACACTGAA TGTCAGAGTGTCATCAGCCTAGGAAATAAGAAGccacaaaatagaaaagaaagagaagacaagttTGAAAAGAGAAGTAACAGTGAAAGCAAAGAAAGCCGGGAAACAAAATTAGATGGTCCTGGTGAAAATGTCAGTGAGGATGAGGCTCAGTCAAGTAATCAACGAAAgaaag ctAATAAGCACAAGTGGGTACCTCTTCACTTAGAtgatgtaagaccagacagtcAAGAAAGACCGGGGTCCAGGAATAGCTCAAGATGTCAACCTGAAGCAAATAAATCATCACATAACAATAGGAGAAATGACACACGAA gttggaggcatgaaagagaaaagagagatgatCAAGATGAAGTTTCCAGTGTGAGAAGTGAGGGTGGTAATATCCGAGGTACCTttagaggcagaggaagaggccGAGGACGGGGAAGAGGACGAGGCAGAGGAAATCCGCAAT TGCACTTTGATTATTCATATGGTTATCAAGAACGTGGTGAAAGGACTGGTCAACCATTTGAAACAGAACTTAATACCAGTATGATGTATTACTATGATGATGGTACAGGCGTACAGGTGTATCCTGTGGAAGAAGCATTGCTTAAAGAGTATATTAAACGCCAAAT tgaataTTACTTCAGTATAGAAAACTTGGAACGGGACTTCTTTCTTAGGAGAAAGATGGATGAGCAAGGTTTCTTGCCTATTTCCCTGATTGCTGGTTTCCACCGTGTTCAGGCTCTCACTACAAACCTTAATCTCATTTTAGAG GCACTGAAAGATAGCACAGAAGTGGAAATTGTggatgagaaaatgagaaaaaagatagAACCAGAAAAATGGCCAATTCCGGGCCCTCCTCCACATAGTGTGCCACAAACAGACTTCTCTCAACTAATTGATTGCCCGGAGTTTGTACCAGGCCAAGCCTTTGGTTCACATACAG TCAGGGTGATCATCTACTGA
- the LARP1B gene encoding la-related protein 1B isoform X11 encodes MGQLTLELSFPQIIKAGKLKTKKSNKASDFSDMANWPTPSELVNTECQSVISLGNKKPQNRKEREDKFEKRSNSESKESRETKLDGPGENVSEDEAQSSNQRKKANKHKWVPLHLDDVRPDSQERPGSRNSSRCQPEANKSSHNNRRNDTRSWRHEREKRDDQDEVSSVRSEGGNIRGTFRGRGRGRGRGRGRGRGNPQLHFDYSYGYQERGERTGQPFETELNTSMMYYYDDGTGVQVYPVEEALLKEYIKRQIEYYFSIENLERDFFLRRKMDEQGFLPISLIAGFHRVQALTTNLNLILEALKDSTEVEIVDEKMRKKIEPEKWPIPGPPPHSVPQTDFSQLIDCPEFVPGQAFGSHTVRVIIY; translated from the exons ATGGGACAGCTGACTTTAG agctCAGTTTCCCCCAAATTATAAAAGCAGGAAAACTCAAGACAAAGAAATCCAACAAG GCTAGTGATTTCAGTGATATGGCGAACTGGCCAACACCAAGTGAATTAGTGAACACTGAA TGTCAGAGTGTCATCAGCCTAGGAAATAAGAAGccacaaaatagaaaagaaagagaagacaagttTGAAAAGAGAAGTAACAGTGAAAGCAAAGAAAGCCGGGAAACAAAATTAGATGGTCCTGGTGAAAATGTCAGTGAGGATGAGGCTCAGTCAAGTAATCAACGAAAgaaag ctAATAAGCACAAGTGGGTACCTCTTCACTTAGAtgatgtaagaccagacagtcAAGAAAGACCGGGGTCCAGGAATAGCTCAAGATGTCAACCTGAAGCAAATAAATCATCACATAACAATAGGAGAAATGACACACGAA gttggaggcatgaaagagaaaagagagatgatCAAGATGAAGTTTCCAGTGTGAGAAGTGAGGGTGGTAATATCCGAGGTACCTttagaggcagaggaagaggccGAGGACGGGGAAGAGGACGAGGCAGAGGAAATCCGCAAT TGCACTTTGATTATTCATATGGTTATCAAGAACGTGGTGAAAGGACTGGTCAACCATTTGAAACAGAACTTAATACCAGTATGATGTATTACTATGATGATGGTACAGGCGTACAGGTGTATCCTGTGGAAGAAGCATTGCTTAAAGAGTATATTAAACGCCAAAT tgaataTTACTTCAGTATAGAAAACTTGGAACGGGACTTCTTTCTTAGGAGAAAGATGGATGAGCAAGGTTTCTTGCCTATTTCCCTGATTGCTGGTTTCCACCGTGTTCAGGCTCTCACTACAAACCTTAATCTCATTTTAGAG GCACTGAAAGATAGCACAGAAGTGGAAATTGTggatgagaaaatgagaaaaaagatagAACCAGAAAAATGGCCAATTCCGGGCCCTCCTCCACATAGTGTGCCACAAACAGACTTCTCTCAACTAATTGATTGCCCGGAGTTTGTACCAGGCCAAGCCTTTGGTTCACATACAG TCAGGGTGATCATCTACTGA